The genomic interval atcggctagacaccagcTCTGTGAATGGTAGTGGCgtcacttaggcccaatcccaattctacaccatagcccttccctttacccctGCCCCTCATTTTGtgcgttcatgtgaaggggtctgggggtcccaattctctttagcttaaaggcgtagggctaaggggaagcgctagatacagttgaaaccagaagtttacatacactctaaaaaaaggaacataaccatttataaaataaaaatgtctgatggtaaatcatactaaacgtttactatttcaggtctgttaggattacctaaatgatttacatttgctaaatgccagaatatatttttttgagaattttttattcatttctagacagtcaaacgtttacatacatttccttggtattgttttaactttgcttttaaactctataactttggtcaaatgttttgggtatacttccacaagcttctcacaatagtttgaaggaattttggcccattcctcctgatAGAATTGGTGTAACCgagtcagatttgtaggctgtcttgctcgcacaagctttttcaactctgcccacaatgTTTCTATAaaattgagatcagggctttgtgatggccactccaaaacattcactctgttgtccttaaagcacatttgaactaatttggcagtatgcttagggtcatggtctgtttaGAAAACCCATTTGTAGCCAAGTTTAATTTCCAGGCTGAtatcttgagatgttgcttcagtatttctacatgatgttctttcttcatgatgccatctatgctgtgaagcggaccagtccctcctgcagcaaaccagccccacaacatgatgctgccgcccccatacttcacagttgggatggtgttcctaggcttgtaagctttcccctttgtcctccaaatgtaacactggtcattatggccaaacagttcaatcttagttccatcagaccacaggacatgtctccaaaaatgagtctttttcccagtgtaatttagctcattgtaatctggcttttttgttgattctggcttgttgattttcccatgttgtcacacaaggaagcagtgtgtttgaggttttccttaaatactattctacagttgtgtcaaatgttgtcaattagccaatcagaaacttccaaaaccttgacatcatcatctgagctttttcagaggcttAATAaccttattgtatgtaaacttgactttcaagaaaagttataacaatttctcaaataatctatctcattattctgctattaagcagaACAGAAACACATTTGACAATCCTgacttacctaaaagagaaaacgtttagtcacattaacatctacTTTTTTAAacggttatgtgcctttttatacagtgtatgtaaacttctggtttcaaatGTAGCCctcgaaactgagatttttcaggaccacactcgaaaccaacgggtaagaaaatttcccagagcAGCATGGCTGCATACGGaggtaaggagatgcacaaattagtattttttgtcattattatcatttactattatcattatgataacatgatatatgccttcagtgatttcctgaatatAATcgctgatattgcaatatttgggggaaaaatatcATGATATTATCGTATCGTGAATTAATCAGTGATTCCCACCcctattatacaatgacttgtctaattaccctaacttgcctaattaacctagttaagcctttaaatgtcactttagcttaataaggttaattaggcaagttagggtaagtaggcaagtcattgtataacagtggtttattctgtagaccacAAGTGTGAAAAGCCAGTTCCTGGacggccacagccctgcacagtttagcttcaaccctgcttacctgtaggttttaaacaagcctgaaggactcaattagtttggtcagctgtgtttaattagggctgCAGCCCTTCAGGAagctttgacacctgtgatatAGACAATGGAAAGAAATATTGCTTacgagagctaataattttgaccataaaaattcaaaactgcttttattttagccgaaataagactttctccagaagaaaaaatattatagtaaatactgtgaaaatttccttcctctgttaaacatcatttgggaaatacttataATTAATACTCTTCTCTAAAGATACAGGGCTTTAACTTTCTCTCAGCTTATACATATAAATGTTGTCATtaatatcgttatcgcaataaataccaaaaattattGTGATACATTTTTAAGCCCATATCGCCCATCCCTACCTGTTGAGAGCTGCACAAACCATCTAGTCCTATAAAAGCCACGCTTTCAGATCCGCACGGCTCTTGCGATGGGCTGCCCAGGCCGGACTCTGCCTCTTCCCGCTCACGCTCCGCTTTAAGAGCCGTCTCCAGTCCGCTCAGCTCGTCTCCTCCGCTCAGGGGCTGCTCTGAATGGGCCGCTTTATTTTCCCACCGTTCAGCAACAGAGGATTCAGGAGCGGCAGAGCCAGGGCCCATTTCtcctgcacacacaaacagatacacTAATCACTTTCacattaaagtacacatgaaatcaaaagtagacatattgattttgttagctcacattgctagttttgcagTGAACAATTCGCCTGTGCATGTTATTAAGAAAAACTAAATAGTTTgccccttgtaatctttaattgaaatctgaaaatgcacttcctgtttgttttcagttaaatcctcagattaggtctgtctgaggtattgggggTGTGGcttacatacttaaccacacccctccagcggtcagttttgacaacaaactgaAACAGTgagcaggaggaggagtctgttaggttgtaataactctccccaaacccttttccagagCTTtccgaatgaaatgcctactttactacagccAACCAGCTCACGGTAGaacaaaacaagccacgcccactgtttctcatttaatattcagtttctctaggaGCTGCGTCACAATACTAaaaaaaacagtcgcagcttccggttcatgcagactttaaggaCTGTTGTGAAAATCATCAAgatcttaaaggggtagttcacccaaaaatgaaaatgtagagacattttgatattgttttattgattattttggcTGTTAATTCAAACAGCATAGATAGATCAATAGACTGATTTTGGACAACATatgcattgcaaaaaaaaaaaaatcacctttttatttttattgaaatgtgAAGTGAAACTAATTTAACAAAGCATTCTTGTTCATGCCTGCAATCAGAAGAAAAGCAAATGAATAGCTGTTTAGCTGAACAAAGCGTTGCAGTGCTCACCGTGGGTGGGACTGGAGGAGGGAGCAGTGCTTTCACTCGGGTTCATCTGCAGAGCCTCCTGCAACAGCCTCAGGGAGTCCGATCTGTAACCCTCCACCTTTATCCATCAGCCCACAGAAGCAGAAACATGCGGAGTGAGCAAGGTGTGAGAAATTCCCTTCGCCGAAAACAATGCATTGCTTTCAAGCAGATATTAACCATTTAAGGAGTAACCTTGATTTACGTACAAGCTGCTCATTTATTATCTATTTAAACTTGCTATGCAATGAAGGAGTTTTGGGTTAGCCTGTCAGGTGCTTTCctacatattaaaataacatcaaatgTAGATGTAAATATGGtgttaaaggagacctattatgcccatttGAACAAGATgtagtctctgatgtctctagagtgtgtgtgtgaagtttcagctcaaaataccacacaaataatgttttataactctttaaatctgccccttttaggctttaatctaattgtggagttttggtgactgtcgcttctGTGCTCTTTTTCaatagagggcggagctacaaatgcctgtgtgtcagcatagtggcagattcaacacaggactaatgttatctgtgtgaaaaaaaatgcaatatcgaaaaaataatatatttctaaagggggctaataatactgatcttaaaatagttttaaaaattaaaactgcttttattacagCTAAACTAAAATATAGAAGACATTCTCCAAAAGATATGATTCAGCCTTATGATCTTAAAATgggagcaaaatcagctgttttgttgtcattttagacattacgctagagaatcattcaaacactagctctaaagtgacgttggtgaattagtaacggtttctgctgttctgaaatcAGCTGCAGATctaaatgaatggcggaagaaagtagttcctaatacaaaagagctaaagaaaactaaaaatatatgagacattctccaaaatatatataaaacagttctgtctggtacttaattctgattggctgatagccgtgtgatattctgtaATAACAGCACTGGTCCAGCAGCCCCTTCACCCTTgtatattactccgcccacatacaacAACAAGCTGAGGactctctacagtttgacaaatattgctgttgttggacaacataatgtacttttgaggctttttgagtatagaatgtagttgtttagattgcaactatgcagtttatttataaggatagtgcctattttaaaatatttataatttctgagaggcATCACGTCGCCCATTAGCCTGTCTTACTGAGCTgaccaaagacagttgacgttatctatccacaagatggcatcaggaccgcataataagcccttataaGATTAAAACAGtgtaactacagctgatcaaatcattattaaacaggtaagtgatattctaagtcgatctctcttttgtatgctgtagtgctgtatttataccatatgaTTGTAGTGtagatgtgtgttgtgttggcagaaagaaagaagaaatgcccgcatgtgtttagtgtttttccttatctGCTTTTTTTCCAGGGttgattattgtgatctcccgattgcaacagagaaatactgtaggcTGTAATACTGTAaggagaaatctctgtagactgatggcatttcatgccgttcagccttataatcttaaaatgtgagcaaaatcacctgttttgtcttcactttagacattactctagagaatcattcaaacactagctctaaaacgatgttggtgaattattaatagcttctgctgttctgatatcagctgtagatgtgaatgaatggcgaaagaaagtagttcctaatacaaaagagTTTTTAGACTCTACGTGTTTGAATTTCTCTTTTATATACACGACTATGCAGTCGAACTGTTATAAACTGTATAACTGTatgaacgcaatatcacactcgtagcagtgtgatgtggctgtatatcagcactggtgggacactaaggcactcgggcAGTGGCCTCATGCCAACGTAGGCCTCCCactagtgctgatatacagcgatatcgcactgctatgagtgtgatattgctcatatatagtACTCTGGaaatttgctttgttaaacatcaatagagaaatatatatttaaaaaaattcacagtaggGCAAATAATtggacatcaactgtatatagttcACTTTAAGAAAAGTATTGTTGGAGAATACTGAGTTTAATGTTATCCGAACATATGACCGCCTAAATAAGAAGTTATCTTCTAGaacaggggtggccaaactttttcttatgaaggccTAAAAACCAGACTGAGGgttgtgggccgaaggtaaatagcAAACTGTTACATTACATTTCCattgggtaatttcctaatttattttcctAATATTAAAAACTAGAAAACTttgctttatatgaactaatgcagtataattgaaaatattatatatatatatatatatatatatatatatatatatatatatatatatatatatatatatatatatatatataatttaacttattgcagtaaaaacaaaaacaatcccatttattacacaatggagttcaatgtcaAATAGCAACACAAGTCAAGTTACAGCATGGATTAGCTCGTGGTGTtatgtgcattgtcctctattcgTTGAGagacagtatttacattattaaaaagcTGATTCAttgacaacatttaattgaaacgcttaatttcagtttgctttaaaACGATAAAAGATGAAAAGGttacattagattacattacaggttactgtgtggagtttgcatattctccccatgttggcgtgggtttcctccgggtgctccggtttcccccacaagtccaaaaacatgtggtataggtgaattgggtaagctatattgtccgtagtgtatgtgtgtgaatgagtggatgttttccagtgatggaagggcatccgctgcgtagaacatatgctggataagttggcggttcattctgctgtggcgaccccaaattaataaaggaactatgcctaaaagaaaatgaataaatctatttaaaaggGATTCTCCTCAATGATCCCATCATACTCTTTTCAGatgagatggtgggccaaattaaagCTTACCATAGGCCAACtctggcccacgggccctagtttggacatctctgttCTTGAAGAAAACACAgtctcaggccctgtttacactaatatgttttagttttaaaatggatcACTTTTGCTGCAGTTGGGCATTCTGTCCCCACCACCCTGGAGTTTTCGTGCCGCCGAAAACAAAGAgttttgaaaatgctaaagaggttgttttcattttaaaatgctggtaCTCTGTATCAGTGTAGATGGGGGAAACGGAGGTGTGACtgcgtacactgaaaaaaaatggatTTACTATGGTTTTTTATGGtaggtggttgcaaacaatttatatgggctgaatttaaacaaattaagttgaagacatttatttagtttaaattcagccgatataaataaatagtttgcaaccacttaacttaaaaaacatttagtaaacccaatgattttttttcagtgatgaCCTTCGGAGTAGTTTTGCATCCATCTAAATCTACTTTGAAGCACTGTTTGGTCGATGTTTCTTCACCAGTCTGTGGCCCTCTCTCTGTCTCCTCTACTCCTTGCAGATGTTTCCTCCCATCTGATTGGCTACTCACCTCCTCTTTAATGCTGGCCACCTCCTtcatctcctcctcctcatcctctcCTCCTCCAGTGTTCAGACGGGCACGAAACCCTCCTCCAGCCCGCTCCTCCCACGCTCCCCCCGGCTTGCCTCCTGAGAAACAGACGGGAGGGGGAagaaggagaggagaggagaacaGGAGAGGGAGGGAGGAATGcaaaaggaggaggagaggaaggAGAAAAAAACATGAGAACTGAGGAGCAGGTCGCCATGATGGTTCTCGATAAAACAGCAGCATCACCCGCTGGATCTTACTTTGGAGATCCGCTTTGCGCGCTTTACGCACGGCGGTGTCCTCCGCGCCGAGCAGCCCCGCCGAGCGCCGACCGGCCGCCCAGCCCATGCCGTATTTGCGCTCATTTCTCAGTTTATTCTCAGTCAACCTCAGTCTCAATTTAAGAGCTTCGTTCTCTTTTCTGTTCAGAGAGATTTCCACCAGGTAGTCGTTGACTGTGTCCTGGAAGAGTTTGGTGATCTCGCACACTGACGCGCGGACCAGACTGTCCATAACCGCGGTCAGGTGCGCTTGGAAGGTTTTAACCGACTCCGCCATGGTTTGACAACTATTCACGTATGATAAATAAAGTTATGACTAACGAAATTCCCGTTTTTACGCCATATATATCAGCGATGGTTAGACTTCATATTTAATATGTGCACTACACTATTACAGCAAgtataatatacacaaataatcCGACATTAACGACTGTCACCCAACTTTGTAGCGCTCAGCCAGTGGAGTAAAGCCCCGTTCTTCTGTCCGCTGTCTTTAAGATCACACAAAGCGAGCCTTTAAATGATCAAATTCCATTGCAGGTGATCTCGCAAATGTGGCTGTAGATTAGAAAATATCCTCGCTGATGTTTTGCAGGCGTTTATGTGTTATCACAATTCCACCGAGTCGCGACCACCCCTCTCAACTCAAGAGGTTTTAATTCTCGCCTACAATATTATTTCCGGATGTCGCGTTCTGCGCATGCGCAGGAGCTACCGTAATTACTCCTACATAACTGTCAAGGTTTTATCTGGTTAGCATGGGGTTTGGTTTAAATGCAAATACTGATGAATATAATACAAAAAGTACTATAATGTCAGCTAAATAAtaacttttgtttgttgttgtcatGTGAAGTCTACTTCACATAGCTGTTGTGATGCTTCTTGTAAATCACTTTGAGCTGCATAACTAAAATGTGCTACACTAAAaatattcatccattttccttctgcttagtcccttaattcatcaggggttgccactgtggaatgaaccgccaacttatccagtatatgttttacacagcgaatgcccttctagctgcaacccccatactgggaaacccccatacttaaatttaaaaaaatgcgttaaagggaccatcaaaataaattgataccaaagcaattaaaaaaaacattaatttataatcatttacagtaaataaataaccgTTAATAAAACAGttacttaataaataaactgtaagttgagtcatttaattgttttgattgtttactggcatttatttatggttatttatGTCAAGATGACAGTTTCCACATCTCATGCTGCCCTCAGGGTCAAGTCTAAATGGGATACAGTGGAcactcacatcaatatagcataatttgtgtgacactgtacaacaatatttaatatttatatattactgtgagggcaacacagtggctcagtagttagcacagtcgcctcagagcaagaaagtcactggtttgagtcctggctgggccagttggcatttcagtgtggagtttgcatgttctccccgtgttggtgtgggtttcctctggctgctccggtttcccccacagtccaaacacatgcgctataggtgaattgatgaactaaattggccgtagcttatgtgtgtgaatgagtgtgcatggatgtttcccagtactgggttgcaactggaatggaacggcatccgctgtgtaaaacatatcctggataagttgccggttcattccactgtggcgacccctggtgaataaagggactaagctgaaggaaaatgaatgaattaatgatattACTGTGATTGGTGAGTTCAGGTTTTTGGTGTAGACGTTGATAAAGTacaatgtaatgggtaatttaataaataatatgaataatactcgatATAACTGTTTTTACTatattgtgatggttgggataaTGGTTTTGGTATGGATAGACGTTAGTAAAATATAATCCacgttaacttctgtccacagctgtatcctttCTAGCAACAACCGCTGCTGAGGCTGCATCAAATCTGCATCTTTATTTAGGTCACGCGGGGTTTTACGGTAGTCTACAAGAAGCACACTAGCATCGCGTTCTTACGCCCGCCTCATTCAACCCAGAGCCTCACATCTGTAGTCATTCCCACTAGAGTTTGATCCTTCTGCCTTGCTCTTCTTTGTAAACTAGTTTTGTTCGTCTCTGTCGCAGTCATGCCGATGTTTGTAGTGAACACAAATGTTGCAAAAGACTCGGTTCCGGCGGAGCTGCTGTCGGAGGCCACGCAGGAGCTCGCCAAAGCCATGGGCAAACCCCAGCAGGTCAGCAGAGACCAGTTACCTTATTTTACTACATCGTATGACTTTGCATATTAGTTTAGATGGAATAGGAAACTGTAAGTACTGTTACGTGTTTGCAAAACATACACGCTAGCGCAAGTTATCCTCTTAGCTGCAGCTTGAGGTCATGTCGGATTTTCGTTCTCTTAAATTTAAAGCAAGATATATAGGTTATGCATAATAATTAGTCTTGATTAAAGATTAAAAAGTGATTAGAAGTCAGACTCAGTTCCGTGaaccagtttaaaaaaaatgtattgattctTTTACGTCATGACGCATTTACGTCATCTCGTATACGGTGCCACGTGCGGTgtgtttcatttaataaatacgTTATGTTAAACTTTCTaattagtcattcattttcctttggcttagtccctttattcatcagccacagcggaataaactgccaacttttccagcatatgttttacacagcggatgcccttccagctgcaacccagtactgggaaacacccatacacactcatgcactacggccaatttagttaatcaattcacctatggtgcatgtgtttggactgtggaggaaacccatgccaacacggggagaacatgcaaactccacacagaaatgccaactggcccagtcgggactcaaaccagtaaccttcttgctgtaatgcgacagtgccaaccactgagccacctagctgccgaaactaacatctaaaatagttttatttttattccacGGTACCTTAAAGCGCTTAACTTGAGTGtttctctgtgtttgtctgtgtgacaGTACATCGCCGTACAGATTGTCCCGGATCAGATGATGATGTTCGGGGGTAAAGGAGACCCGTGCGCACTCTGCTCGCTCACCAGCATCGGGAAGATCAGCGGCGCGCAGAATAAACAATACTCCAAACTCCTCATGGGTTTACTCAACAAACACCTCGGCGTTTCTCCTGACAGGTACATTCACATTTTATTATGCACAGTTTAGCTTACAGTTGTgcatacagttgtagtcagaattattagcccccctgtatatttttcccaacGGAAATAAGATTTAATCaggacatttctaaacataatagttttaaagggcacctatggtgaaaaatctacttttcaagctgtttagaccaacctcccgctctccctcgggaagccaatacggaagtagctGAAACTGCATTTCATCAAAATTCTGTtggtcctggctccataatagagcaagttgcaattgagcccactgttagaatggccaactttacagcagaaaaaaaggtgtttacagcctggtacaaagaacgattttgggtcatatagttattattaccctccatgacaactgtgaggggggtgaatttt from Danio aesculapii chromosome 14, fDanAes4.1, whole genome shotgun sequence carries:
- the si:dkeyp-121d2.7 gene encoding zinc finger protein 483; protein product: MAESVKTFQAHLTAVMDSLVRASVCEITKLFQDTVNDYLVEISLNRKENEALKLRLRLTENKLRNERKYGMGWAAGRRSAGLLGAEDTAVRKARKADLQRGKPGGAWEERAGGGFRARLNTGGGEDEEEEMKEVASIKEEVEGYRSDSLRLLQEALQMNPSESTAPSSSPTHGEMGPGSAAPESSVAERWENKAAHSEQPLSGGDELSGLETALKAEREREEAESGLGSPSQEPCGSESVAFIGLDGLCSSQQAMSSSSHSRDPVELQLPSAPATKEEGEESGAESTDMMHFCVRCGSGFTSSSDLIKHSCPAAEERPYQCSVCGRAFGHAWSLKSHECVQTGDQPHHCELCGKRFTHSRSLERHQLVHTGERPHRCPQCGRSFSRLGNLERHQRIHTGERPYECEACGKRFSRVEYLKRHQHIHIGDAMLKHTLQNTQHCDQCNQTFSDNEQLKQHQCVFNA
- the mif gene encoding macrophage migration inhibitory factor, whose translation is MPMFVVNTNVAKDSVPAELLSEATQELAKAMGKPQQYIAVQIVPDQMMMFGGKGDPCALCSLTSIGKISGAQNKQYSKLLMGLLNKHLGVSPDRIYINFVDMDPANVAWNNSTFG